A genome region from Macaca nemestrina isolate mMacNem1 chromosome 15, mMacNem.hap1, whole genome shotgun sequence includes the following:
- the LOC105496201 gene encoding LOW QUALITY PROTEIN: BPI fold-containing family B member 3 (The sequence of the model RefSeq protein was modified relative to this genomic sequence to represent the inferred CDS: deleted 3 bases in 2 codons) produces the protein MLGLWSLLLLWGLATPCQGLLETVGTLAQIDKDELGKAIQNSLVGGPTLQNVLGSVIAVNQGLLGSGGLLGGGGLLGHGGVFGVVEELSGLKIEELTLPKESLKLLPGFGVQLNLHTKVGMHCSGPLGGLLQLAAEVTSRVALGVSSRGTPILILKRCSTLLGHISLFSGLLPTPLFGVVEQMLFKVLPGLLCPVVDSVLGVVNELLGAVLGLVPLGALGSLEFSLATLPLISNQYIELDINPIVKSVAGDIIDFPKSPAPAKVPPKEDHTSQVTVPLYLFNTMFGLLQTNRCVDMDITPELVPSDVPLTTTDLAALLPEALGKLPLHQHLLLSLRVKEAPTVTLNNKKALVSLLANIHVLFYVPQGTPESLFELNSVMTLRAQLTPSATKLHISLCLERLSVKVASSFTYAFDESRLEEWLSHVVRVVYAPKLNVALDVGIPLPKVLNISFSSSVLEIIENAVVLTVAS, from the exons ATGCTGGGCCTGTGGTCCTTGCTTCTGCTCTGGGGCCTGGCGACTCCATGCCAGGGGCTGCTAGAGACGGTGGGCACGCTCGCTCAGATTGACAAGGATGAACTCGGCAAAG CCATCCAGAACTCACTGGTTGGGGGGCCCACTCTGCAGAATGTGCTGGGATCGGTCATAGCCGTGAACCagggcctcctgggctcaggagggCTGCTTGGAGGAGGCGGCTTGCTGGGCCACGGAGGGGTTTTTGGCGTTGTGGAGGAGCTCTCTGG TCTGAAGATTGAGGAGCTCACGCTGCCGAAGGAGTCGCTGAAGCTGCTGCCGGGGTTTGGGGTGCAGCTGAACCTGCACACCAAAGTGGGCATGCATTGCTCTGG CCCCCTTGGGGGCCTTCTGCAGCTGGCTGCCGAGGTGACGTCGCGGGTGGCACTGGGTGTGAGCTCGCGGGGCACGCCCATCCTTATCCTCAAGCGCTGCAGCACGCTCCTGGGCCACATCAGCCTGTTCTCGGG ACTGCTGCCCACGCCACTCTTTGGAGTCGTGGAACAGATGCTTTTCAAAGTGCTTCCGGGACTG CTGTGCCCCGTGGTGGACAGTGTG TTGGGCGTGGTGAATGAGCTCCTGGGGGCTGTGCTGG GCTTGGTGCCCCTTGGGGCTCTTGGGTCCCTGGAATTCTCTCTGGCCACACTGCCTCTCATCTCCAACCAGTACATAGAACTGGACATCAAC CCTATCGTGAAGAGTGTAGCTGGTGACATCATTGACTTCCCCAAGTCCCCTGCCCCAGCCAAGGTGCCCCCCAAGGAGGACCACACATCCCAGGTGACAGTGCCACTGTACCTCTTCAACACCATGTTTGGACTCCTGCAGACCAACCGGTGC GTCGACATGGACATCACCCCTGAGCTG GTTCCCAGCGATGTCCCACTGACAACTACAGACCTGGCAGCTTTGCTCCCTGAG GCCCTGGGGAAGTTGCCCCTGCACCAGCACCTCCTGCTGTCCCTGCGGGTGAAGGAAGCTCCCACAGTCACACTCAACAACAAGAAGGCCTTGGTCTCCCTCCTAGCCAACATCCATGTGCTGTTCTATGTCCCTCAGGGGACCCCTGAATCCCTCTTCGAGCTGAACTCG GTCATGACTCTGCGTGCCCAGCTGACTCCCTCGGCTACCAAGCTGCACATCTCCCTGTGCCTGGAACG GCTCAGTGTCAAGGTGGCCTCCTCCTTTACCTATGCCTTTGAC GAATCGCGTTTAGAAGAATGGCTCAGTCATGTGGTCCGGGTAGTGTATGCACCGAAGCTTAACG TGGCCCTGGATGTTGGAATTCCCCTGCCTAAGGTTCTTAACATCAGTTTTTCCAGTTCAGTTCTGGAGATCATAGAG AATGCTGTTGTGCTGACCGTGGCATCCTGA